One genomic segment of Ipomoea triloba cultivar NCNSP0323 chromosome 9, ASM357664v1 includes these proteins:
- the LOC116030297 gene encoding histone H3.2: MARTKQTARKSTGGKAPRKQLATKAARKSAPATGGVKKPHRFRPGTVALREIRKYQKSTELLIRKLPFQRLVREIAQDFKTDLRFQSSAVAALQEAAEAYLVGLFEDTNLCAIHAKRVTIMPKDIQLARRIRGERA, translated from the coding sequence ATGGCTCGTACCAAGCAGACCGCCCGCAAATCCACCGGAGGGAAGGCTCCACGGAAGCAGCTCGCCACCAAGGCCGCCAGGAAGTCTGCTCCGGCGACCGGCGGAGTGAAGAAGCCCCATCGTTTCCGCCCCGGAACGGTGGCCTTGAGGGAGATTAGGAAGTATCAGAAGTCGACTGAGCTTCTGATCCGAAAGCTTCCGTTCCAGAGATTGGTAAGGGAAATCGCTCAGGACTTCAAAACTGATCTCAGGTTCCAGAGCAGCGCTGTGGCGGCGCTTCAAGAGGCGGCCGAGGCTTACCTTGTCGGATTGTTCGAGGATACAAATCTCTGCGCTATTCACGCTAAGAGGGTCACCATTATGCCCAAGGATATCCAGCTCGCTAGGAGGATTCGTGGGGAGAGGGCCTAA
- the LOC116030256 gene encoding proteasome subunit beta type-4: protein MNMADSTTPAQSSLIGSQSDSQRTLYPYVTGTSVVGIKYKDGVLLVADMGGSYGSTLRYKSVERLKPVGKHSIVGASGEISDFQEILRYLDELILYDNMWDDGNSLGPKEVHNYLTRVMYNRRNKFNPLWNSLILGGVKNGQKYLGTVNMIGVHYEDNHVATGFGNHLARPILREEWNENLSFEEGVKLLEKCMRVLLYRDRSAVNKIQIVKITEEGATSFPPYSLKTYWGFSAFENPTSGAEGSW, encoded by the exons ATGAAT ATGGCGGATTCTACTACTCCGGCTCAGAGCAGCTTAATAGGTTCACAGAGCGATTCTCAAAGAACTCT GTACCCATATGTGACAGGTACTTCAGTGGTTGGCATTAAATACAAGGATGGTGTTCTTTTGGTTGCTGATATGGGAG GATCTTATGGATCCACTTTGCGTTACAAGAGTGTGGAGCGACTGAAGCCTGTTGGGAAACACTCCATTGTTGGTGCAAGTGGTGAGATTAGTGATTTCCAAGAGATCTTGCGCTACCTTGACGAGCTTAT CTTATATGATAATATGTGGGATGATGGAAACTCATTGGGTCCCAAGGAAGTTCACAATTATCTTACCCGAGTTATGTATAATCGGCGCAATAAGTTCAACCCTCTTTGGAATTCCCTTATCCTTGGTGGTGTGAAAAATGGACAAAAGTATCTCGGAACG GTAAATATGATTGGTGTGCATTATGAGGACAACCATGTGGCTACTGGATTTGGGAATCACCTTGCACGACCCATTCTGCGTGAAGAATGGAATGAAAACTTGAGCTTTGAAGAGGGTGTCAAGTTATTGGAGAAATGCATGCGTGTGCTTTTGTACCGCGATAGGTCTGCTGTGAACAAGATTCAG ATAGTGAAAATCACAGAAGAGGGTGCAACGTCTTTTCCACCATACTCATTAAAGACCTACTGGGGCTTCTCTGCTTTTGAGAATCCAACATCTGGTGCTGAAGGTTCATGGTAG
- the LOC116030255 gene encoding GDSL esterase/lipase 1-like yields MGCLYSYVYALALLGSLTTALQLHCLAHETHHYHKKHKVALFVFGDSIFDPGNNNYINTTTNFQANFPPYGESYFKHPTGRFSNGRLMPDFIAQFAKLPLIPAYFRTDHRRFINGVNFASAGAGCLVETFSGFVIDLKTQLGYFKKVAQQLKKMLGDKESKTLISNAVYMFSIGNNDLGFRFSTNSTIFNSYTRQEYVEMVIGNLTNVIKDIYKEGGRKFVILSVGPLGSTPSARAFKLQQKNNSGYVKELHNMAKMHNKALPKKLNNLEKTLQGFKYSYFDFLRFTTNAIHNSSKYGFKETKTACCGSGPFRGLGSCGGKRGQLKEYELCKDVGDYLFFDNGHPTEKSNLMSARLLWNGAHNLVQPYNVKSFFEFV; encoded by the exons ATGGGTTGTTTGTATTCCTATGTGTATGCCTTGGCTTTGCTTGGCAGCTTAACTACTGCTTTGCAATTGCATTGCTTAGCCCATGAGACTCATCACTATCACAAGAAACATAAAGTTGCCCTCTTTGTGTTTGGGGACTCAATCTTTGATCCTGGCAACAATAACTACATCAATACTACCACAAATTTCCAGGCTAACTTTCCACCCTATGGTGAATCATATTTCAAGCACCCCACCGGCAGGTTTTCTAATGGTCGTCTCATGCCAGATTTTATTG CCCAGTTTGCCAAACTACCATTAATTCCGGCGTACTTCCGGACTGATCATCGGAGATTTATTAACGGAGTCAACTTTGCATCAGCGGGTGCCGGTTGCCTTGTTGAAACCTTTTCTGGCTTT GTAATTGATCTGAAAACACAACTTGGGTATTTCAAGAAAGTGGCACAACAATTGAAGAAGATGTTGGGGGACAAAGAATCAAAGACCCTCATATCCAATGCTGTGTACATGTTTAGTATTGGCAACAATGACTTAGGCTTCCGCTTTTCAACAAATTCCACCATCTTTAATTCATATACTCGCCAGGAATATGTGGAGATGGTGATTGGTAATCTCACTAATGTTATCAAG GATATATACAAGGAAGGAGGAAGAAAATTTGTGATTTTGTCTGTGGGACCTTTAGGCAGCACCCCATCTGCCAGGGCCTTCAAGCTTCAACAAAAGAATAATAGTGGCTATGTGAAGGAACTCCATAACATGGCGAAGATGCACAATAAGGCTTTACCCAAAAAGCTCAACAATCTGGAGAAGACATTACAAGGATTTAAGTATTCATATTTCGATTTCTTGAGGTTTACAACAAATGCAATTCACAATTCTTCGAAATATG GTTTCAAAGAGACGAAGACAGCATGCTGCGGTAGTGGTCCTTTTAGAGGATTGGGTAGCTGTGGAGGTAAAAGGGGGCAACTAAAAGAGTATGAGTTATGCAAAGATGTTGGAGattatttgttttttgataATGGTCACCCTACTGAGAAGTCCAACCTGATGTCTGCTAGATTGCTTTGGAATGGAGCCCACAATCTTGTCCAGCCATACAATGTGAAATCCTTCTTCGAATTTGTCTAG